A genome region from Nocardia sp. NBC_01730 includes the following:
- a CDS encoding NDMA-dependent alcohol dehydrogenase, whose product MKTKGAILWGIDQPWSVEEIEVGDPVAGEVQIRLETAGMCHSDHHIVTGATPMPAYPVMGGHEGAGVITKLGPNTPADLQIGDHVILSFIPACGRCPACVSGRMALCDLGAGLLMGQAISDGTYRIQARGENVIPMCLLGTFAPYMTVHHTSVVKIDPSIPFEVACLVGCGVPTGFGSATHVAQVSPGETVVIAGIGGVGMSALQGAVLSGASKVVAIDPNPWKREQAQKFGATHTYESMAAAIMPLMEATEGRMAENVILTMGEMHGEYIEEGLILTAKAGTVVVTAMGRMDESDVKLNSFLLSMLQKTVKGCIFGGGNARQDAPRLLALYKSGQLNLDDMVTRSYSLEEINQGYQDMLDGKNIRGIIKYTEADW is encoded by the coding sequence ATGAAGACGAAGGGCGCGATCCTGTGGGGGATCGACCAGCCGTGGTCGGTGGAGGAGATCGAGGTCGGTGACCCGGTCGCAGGCGAGGTGCAGATCCGGCTGGAAACGGCCGGCATGTGCCACTCCGACCACCACATCGTGACCGGTGCGACCCCGATGCCCGCCTATCCCGTGATGGGCGGCCACGAGGGTGCGGGCGTGATCACGAAGCTGGGGCCGAATACCCCCGCCGACCTGCAGATCGGTGACCATGTGATCCTGTCGTTCATCCCTGCCTGCGGCCGCTGTCCGGCTTGCGTCTCCGGACGCATGGCGCTGTGCGACCTCGGCGCGGGCCTGCTGATGGGGCAGGCGATCAGCGACGGCACCTACCGGATCCAGGCACGCGGCGAGAACGTCATCCCGATGTGCTTGCTGGGCACCTTCGCGCCGTACATGACGGTGCACCACACCTCGGTGGTGAAGATCGATCCGAGTATTCCGTTCGAGGTGGCGTGCCTGGTCGGCTGCGGTGTCCCCACCGGCTTCGGCTCCGCCACCCACGTCGCCCAGGTGTCTCCCGGCGAGACGGTGGTGATCGCGGGCATCGGCGGCGTCGGCATGAGCGCGCTGCAGGGCGCTGTGCTCTCCGGGGCCTCGAAAGTCGTTGCCATCGACCCGAACCCGTGGAAACGTGAGCAGGCGCAGAAGTTCGGCGCCACGCACACCTACGAGAGCATGGCCGCGGCCATCATGCCGCTGATGGAGGCCACCGAGGGACGGATGGCCGAGAACGTCATCCTCACCATGGGTGAGATGCACGGCGAGTACATCGAAGAGGGCCTCATCCTCACGGCCAAGGCGGGCACCGTGGTGGTCACCGCGATGGGCCGGATGGACGAGAGCGACGTCAAGCTGAACAGCTTCCTGCTGTCCATGCTGCAGAAGACGGTGAAAGGCTGCATCTTCGGCGGCGGCAACGCCCGCCAGGACGCGCCGCGCCTGCTCGCGCTGTACAAGTCCGGCCAACTCAACCTGGACGACATGGTGACCCGCAGCTACTCGCTGGAGGAGATCAACCAGGGCTACCAGGACATGCTGGACGGCAAGAACATTCGCGGCATCATCAAGTACACCGAAGCAGACTGGTAG